GACGGAACAGGAACCGGTCCGGAGCGAAGGCGTGGACGCGGACCTGCGCGCCGAGGTGCACGGTGTCGGCGGCGTACACCGCCGGGCTCCACGCCGGGGGCGGCTGCGCGCCGCCGTCCTCGGTCCAGCCCGCGCTCTCGCCCGGCAGCGACAGGTCCGGCGCGGGGGCACCGTGCGTCCAGCGCGACTCGAAGAAGAGAAAGGGGCGCGGCGACGCGGCCGAGGCGTGCTCCGGCGGCGCGATCGACATCGCGGGCGAGAGGCGCTCGGCGGTCAAGATGCCGTCCTGCTGGGGGCTCAGGAAGGCGACGCCGAGGGGGTCCGGCGCCCTGCCCAGCGAGACGCCGGAGAGGCACCCGGCGCGCTCGAGCGCCGCCCGGAGCGCGGCCGCGTCGAGGGCGCTGCCCCACGCGTGGACCACGAAGCCGCGGTCGGTCATGCACAGCGCCGCGCGCTCGACGATCAGGTCGTCGCCGTCGTCGGGTGAGAGCGCCGCGCTGGCGGGGGCGCGCTCCGCGGGAGGGCCGGCGAGGATGGCGAGCGGGGCCGCGGCGCTCCCTGCCTCGAAGAGCGAAGGGCCCTGCCAGAGCGCCCAGGGGAAGCGCGTGGATCCCTCCGCGCGGGGCGCGCCGGGGCTCGAGGCCGCCGGGCGCTGCCAGAGCGCCCAGGGGACGCGCTCGACATCCCCGCCCGACGGCCATGCGCCGAAGTACGGCCGGCCCGAGAGGTCGACCCCGAGCGTCGCCGCGCCGTCGCGCGGGGGCACGATCGCGCGGCCGCCGACGACCATGCCGAGCGCCTCCGCCCCCGCGCGGGGCGCGCCCGGCCCGCGCGGGGAGGCGCCGAGGCCGATGGCGCCGCGGAGCGTCGACGCGTGGGGGAGCTGCCCCGTGCCGCGCGGGCCGACGGTCGGCCTGGGCGCCTCGTATCCCGCCTGCAAGGTGAACCGGATGTGCCGCGTGTCGATCGCGAGCAGGTGGACGCGCAGCTCCGGCCGCCGCGGATCGGGCCGGAGGGTCGTCGCGGCGAACGGGCTGGAGGGGCGCTGCGGATCGTCCTCGACGCCGGGGAGCGCGCGCGGGAGCGAGGGCGCCACCAGCACCCAGGCGCCCTCCCCCGGGAGCGGGGGATCGACCGCCGGCGCGACCGGCGGCGGCGGCCAGAGCGAGGGCCACCCCTCCGGCGCGGGCTCGGGCGACGCGGGGCCTCGGGTCACGTACGCGGCGGCCTGCGCGGCGCGGACCCTCGCCGTCGCGCGGTCCGCGGCGAGCGCGAGCCGCTCGACCGCGGCCGCCGCCGTCGGACCGAGCAGGCGCTCGGCGGACGGCCCGGCGAGCTCCCCGAGCGAGGGGATGCGGCGCGGGAGGTGGTGCGCGCGGGCGACGAACGGATCACGTCCGCCCGTGTCGACCTCCCCGGTGCTGGCGTTGAGCGCCGCCGGGACCGCCTCCGGCCCGAGCGCCATCACCAGGCCCTCGTCGACGAGGTCGAGCCGCGCCGACGCGGGCGGGTTGTCGAACGAGATCTCGGTGCGCGACGCGCCGTCGACGCTCCCGGTCTCGAGCCAGCCGTCGATCGCCGCGCGGAGCCGCTCGCCGAGGGGCCGCGCACCCGCGCGCCCATCGCCGCCAAAATCGAGCTGCGTGATCCCCTGCACGACGCCGAAGGCGGAGGTGGTCACCGCGACGCGGCTGCCGCGGGCGACGAGGCCGCGATCATCGCCGAGGAACGTCTCGGTCAGGTTGCGCACGCCGTCCAGGCTCACCGGCCGGCCGGAGCGGGTGAGCCGCACGCGCGCGCGGTACAGGTCGGCGGCGCCGCGCCCGTCAGGCGCGCGCTCCGCGTCGGGCCCGCGCTCCGCGTCGCCCGGGCGCGGGACGCCTAGAAACAGCACCCGCCGGCCCAGGAGCGCGTCGGACAAGAACCCGCCGCGCTCCTCCCAGACGAAGTCGTCCGGGCCGACGGCGCCGCCGATCGCCTCCCCGAGCATCCCGGCGATGGCGTCCGCGGTCCGCGCCGGCGGGGGCGGCGCCGAGAGCCGCGCGACGGCCCCGAGAAGAGCGATGCCGAGCGCGATCGGGAGCCGGCCGCGCAGGTGATCGATCCAGGGCGAGAGCGGTCGGTCCGTCATCCCTGCGCGCGCGCGCTCCCTCCGGAAGCCGCGCCGGCCTGGGCCGCCGCGGCGCGCGGGCGGATCCCGAGCAGCTGGCGCGCGCGGTCCGGCTCGACCACCTCGCGGCCGACGCTCCGCGCGAAGGCGGCGGCGCGCGCGACGAGCGGCGCGCTCCCCTCGGCGAGCACGCCCTTGTCCAGGTAGATGTTGTCCTCCAGCCCAACCCGCGCGTGCCCGCCGAGCTGCATGGCGAGCTCGGTCATCGGGCGCTGGTGGCGGCCGACGGCGGCGACGCCCCAGGTGGCGCCTTGCGGGATCTGGGTGATCATGAACCGGAGCACGTCCTCGCGCGCCGCGATGCCGCCGGGCACCCCCAGCACGAACTGGAAGTGGAGCGGCTCCGCGAGGAGCCCCTCGGCGACAAGGCTGAGCGCCTCATGGATATGGCCGACCTCATAGCACTCGAGCTCGGCGACGCTCCCCCCCGCGCGGATGCGGGCCGCCATGTCCCGGATGAGGGGCCGGGTATTGTCGAAGATCCCGTCGCCGAAGTTGAGCGTGCCGCAGTTCAGGGTGGCCATCTCGGGGCTGCAGAGCAGCGGCTGGGCGCGCTCGTCGACGCCCATCCCGACGGCGCCTCCGGTCGACGTCTGGACGATGACGTCCGTCTTCTCGTGGATCGCGGCGATCGCCTCGGCGAACAGCGCGCGCGACTGGCTCGGCGACCCGTCCGGGTTCCTGACGTGCAGGTGGACCACCGACGCGCCCGCGTCGCGGCAGCGGGCGGCCTCGTCGGCGAGCTCGCGCGCCGTGATGGGGAGGTGCGGCGTCTGCGCCCGGGTCGTCTCCGCGCCGACGATCGCGGCCGTCAGGATGAGGGCGCTCTGCGGCGGCGTGACAAGGATCCGGGGGGGCGGCGTGATGATCGGCCGCGGCTCCGGGAGCTGCGCGTGGTCCGGGGGCGGCGCCGAGAGCGCCGGCAGGACGAGGCGCGGCCGACGCTGGAGCTCCTTCGGGACGACACAGGTGCCGAGCGCCCGGCACACGATGATCGGCTCGGCCAGCGCGTCGGCCGCCGAGGGCGCCACCCCCGCTTCGCGGACGCTGGCGACGACCTTGCGCGCCTCGAACGCCATCGCGCGCGACGTGGCGCCGACCTTGGTGACCACCCCGGTCGCCTCGATGAAATCGCCTGCTCGGACCGGGGCGAGGAACTCGACCGCCTCGTACGCGCGGAAGAGCCCCTCGTCGCCGTCGAGGCGGATCAGGAGCTCGGTGGCGACGTCTCCGAAGAGCGCGAGAATACGCGCTCCATCGCACAGCTCGCCCGCGTAATGTGCGTCGTGCGCGCCCATCCTGACGCGCAGCGTGACCGTGAGACCAACCCCTGTGCTCATGGGCGTGAAGACTCAACAGTCGACAGTCGGTAGTCAACAAGGGAAACTGCCCCCGCCGATGAACCTTGTAGAAGCCAGAAATCTCCCGCGCCACGTCGGAATCATCATGGATGGCAACGGTCGCTGGGCGGAGCTGCGCGGCGAGCCGCGCGAGGCCGGGCACAAGGCCGGCAGCGCGGCCGTGCGGCGGATCGTGCGCGTCTGCCGGAGGCTCGGCGTCGAGGCGCTGACCCTGTACGCGTTCAGCGAGCAGAACTGGGCGCGGCCCCAGAACGAGGTCGACGCGCTGATGGGGCTGCTGCGCGAGTACCTGATGAGCGAGCGCTGCGAGATCCTCGAGAACGACATCCGCCTTGTCGCGATCGGCGACATCAGCCGGCTCCCCGAGGGCGTGCGCGACGTGCTCGACCCGCTCCGGAAGGCGTCCGCGACGAACCGGCAGATGACGCTCGCGCTGGCGCTGTCCTACGGGGCGCGCGAGGAGATCGCCGCCGCGGCGCGCGAGCTCGCGATGGAGGCGGTCGCCGGCAGGCTCGATCCGGAGTCGATCGACGGGGAGCTGCTGGCCGCGCGGCTGCCGAGCCTGAGCGTGGGCGAGCCGGATCTCATCATCCGCACCGGCGGCGAGCAGCGGCTCTCCAACTTCCTGCTCTACGGGGCCGCATACGCCGAGCTGTCGTTCACCGAGCGGCTGTGGCCCGACTTCACCGAGGACGACCTGTTCGCCGCCATCGCGGTTTACCAGCGGCGCGACGGCGCCGCCCCGCCCGCGCACGACGGGGAGGGCGGCTCCGGGGGCGAGCCGTCGTCCACGTCGCGCGCGGATGCGCTCGACGCGGAGCGGCCGTGGCGCGCGCGCGAGATCGCCGCGCCCGCCTCGCATGCTTCCCACGACGGCTCACGGACGGGGGTCTGAGATTGGCTGCTTCCAACCTCGCGATGCGGGTCACCACCGCGATCGTGGCCGCTCCCCTGCTCCTCTCGCTGCTCTACCTCGGCCCGAGCTGGGGCTGGGCGGCGCTCGTCGCGGCCGCCTCCGCCATCGGCGCGCTCGAGCTCTTCGCGATGACGCACGCGGACGACCGCGTCGCGCGGGCCACCGGCGTCGCGCTCACCCTCGCCGTCCTCGGCGTGATCTGGCGGTTCAGCGGCTCGCCGGGCGCGCTGCTCGCGCTGATCTTCCTGCTCCCGTTCGTCGCGATGCTCGTCACGCTGGTGCGCCTCGGCGAGATGCGCACCGCGGCGCTGCGCGTGCTGGCGATGACCTTCGGCCCGCTCTACGTCGGCGGCGGGCTCGGCGCGCTGGCGCTCCTCCGCCGCGACGCGGGCGCCGACGGCCCCTCGTTCGTTGTGCTGGCCCTGCTGCTCTCCTGGTTCTCCGACACAGGCGCCTATTTCGCCGGCCGCTTCCTCGGTCGGCGCAAGCTCTACGAGGCCGTGAGCCCGAAGAAGACCGTCGAGGGCGCGCTCGGCGGCCTGCTCTTCGCCGTGATCGGCGCGCTCCTTGCCCACTTCTGGTTCCTCCGATCGCTGCCGCTCGTGGACGCGGTCGCGCTCGCGATCGTCGCGGGCGGCCTCGGTCAGGCCGGAGACCTGGGGGAGTCCCTGTTCAAGCGCTCCTTCGGGATCAAGGACTCTGGCGGGATCGTCCCCGGCCACGGCGGCATCCTCGACCGCGTCGATGCCCTGCTCGTCACCGGGACCATCACATATCTGTATGTCCTGTGGTCGAGGTCCTGAACGGCGTCGCGCGCCGTGCGCGGTGCGCGGTGCGCGGTTCAACGACCGCGCATCCATCGATGCGCGACACCCACATCGCACGCACGCGCCGCCTCGCCGCCCGACGCAGCTTCCCCGCCGTCAACGCGGCGCCTCCTCGCACACTGGCGGCCTGACGCATCGCCCCGCCCGTCCGGAACCACGATGACGCATCGCATGGTTGCGCCCGACGTTGAACGGAAGGGCTCGGCGCACTAGAAAGTTACATAGCCATGGAAGAACAACTCAGTACCAAGAACACGACTCCGCCTGTGAGCGTCCCTGCTGTTCCGAGCCACAGGCACAAATACGAGTTCTTCAAAGTCGTCCAGGGTTATCTCGACGAGGCTGCCCGGCTGATCGAGCTGC
The DNA window shown above is from Sorangium aterium and carries:
- a CDS encoding 3-keto-5-aminohexanoate cleavage protein, encoding MSTGVGLTVTLRVRMGAHDAHYAGELCDGARILALFGDVATELLIRLDGDEGLFRAYEAVEFLAPVRAGDFIEATGVVTKVGATSRAMAFEARKVVASVREAGVAPSAADALAEPIIVCRALGTCVVPKELQRRPRLVLPALSAPPPDHAQLPEPRPIITPPPRILVTPPQSALILTAAIVGAETTRAQTPHLPITARELADEAARCRDAGASVVHLHVRNPDGSPSQSRALFAEAIAAIHEKTDVIVQTSTGGAVGMGVDERAQPLLCSPEMATLNCGTLNFGDGIFDNTRPLIRDMAARIRAGGSVAELECYEVGHIHEALSLVAEGLLAEPLHFQFVLGVPGGIAAREDVLRFMITQIPQGATWGVAAVGRHQRPMTELAMQLGGHARVGLEDNIYLDKGVLAEGSAPLVARAAAFARSVGREVVEPDRARQLLGIRPRAAAAQAGAASGGSARAQG
- the uppS gene encoding polyprenyl diphosphate synthase, with product MNLVEARNLPRHVGIIMDGNGRWAELRGEPREAGHKAGSAAVRRIVRVCRRLGVEALTLYAFSEQNWARPQNEVDALMGLLREYLMSERCEILENDIRLVAIGDISRLPEGVRDVLDPLRKASATNRQMTLALALSYGAREEIAAAARELAMEAVAGRLDPESIDGELLAARLPSLSVGEPDLIIRTGGEQRLSNFLLYGAAYAELSFTERLWPDFTEDDLFAAIAVYQRRDGAAPPAHDGEGGSGGEPSSTSRADALDAERPWRAREIAAPASHASHDGSRTGV
- a CDS encoding phosphatidate cytidylyltransferase — its product is MAASNLAMRVTTAIVAAPLLLSLLYLGPSWGWAALVAAASAIGALELFAMTHADDRVARATGVALTLAVLGVIWRFSGSPGALLALIFLLPFVAMLVTLVRLGEMRTAALRVLAMTFGPLYVGGGLGALALLRRDAGADGPSFVVLALLLSWFSDTGAYFAGRFLGRRKLYEAVSPKKTVEGALGGLLFAVIGALLAHFWFLRSLPLVDAVALAIVAGGLGQAGDLGESLFKRSFGIKDSGGIVPGHGGILDRVDALLVTGTITYLYVLWSRS